The stretch of DNA CGTGGTCTTGGCCATGATCAGGGTCCTTGTCATGCCGGACCCGGAAGAGCCTCTCTCTATCCTTTCAAGCCCGGCACCCGGGCTTCCCTTTCTCTGGCTCTTTACAAATGCGGATCACGTGAACAATCGACCGTTTGTAAATGAATGCAAGGGCGCGCTCTGTGGCGCTGTTCATCAGAAAGCCCTTGGTTTCCATACGCAGAGCGCGATCAGGGAGGTCTCGCGGACCATCGCGCGCGCGTGCTATGTAAGGTGTACAAACGCACTCTGATAAAACCCTTGGGTAAAGCTCAAAATAACTGTATTTTGCGCATATGAGGCCTGGAACCCCCGCATTGTATGATGAATCCGACGCGCTCGGCATTTATGCTGAGGAGGTCGAACAGGCGTCTGAGGACGACCTGTGGTTTCTGCCCGGTCCGATGGACGACGAGCCGGACTATTTGCCGCCGGGACCACGGGCCGAACCGCGTGAAACCGAGGTCCTCGACGAATGGCGGAAGGCAGAGGGCGGGCAGGCCGCGCGTCTTGCCCGTGTGGCCGGTCGCGTCGGCGCGCTGGACGACCGGTTGAAGCGCGGACCGGAAGGATGGCGGCATCGGCTTGCGCTGATGGAGGCCGCAGATTTGAGCTGGCACACCGGTGACCGCATCAGCCAAGACCGGCTGGCGCTCTGGATCTCGCTGCGCCTGTCCGGTGTCCAGGACGACACGGCGGCGCTGGCGCGAGTCGGATGGGCGATTCGGCGACTGACGGGTGGACCGGGACCGGAGCAGGACCTTTCCGCCTTCCTCGACCGTCGCGACCCCGAGAACATCAGTGATGAGACCGAGCCGTTCGTGGATCGCGCGAGCGGTTGGCTGGATCTGATGGGGCAGGCCACGGACCTGCACCCGATCACTCGCGCTTGCGCGGGCTTTCACCTCTGGCGCCTCGCGGGGCTCGGGCAGCACGACGACCGTATGGAAGCGGCTGTCGCAGCTGCGCGGATCGCGGCCAGCGATGGAAGAGGCGCAGTCTTCACGCCTCTGGCCATGGGCGGGGCAGGGGGACTACGAGCCGGTGGTTCACCGTTCGAACGTCTGGAACGCTGGCTATACGGGATGGAAGCCGCGTGCCTGACCGCGGTGCGGCACCTTGACGATATCGAGGCATGGTCGGCGCGGGCGGAAGCCGAAATGACATTGCTCTCGGGCAGGACGCCGCCGGCCTTGCGCGCAGTGCTGACCGAATGGCCGCTCGTCTCTGCGCCAATGGCCCAGGCCCTGACGAGTGCCAGTCGCGCCGCTGTTCAGCGCAACCTTGCATGGATGCAAGAGCGGGGTCTGATCCGCGAGGTGACAGGACAGGGGCGGTTCAGGATGTGGAAGGCGACAAACTGAAGGTTAGCGTGGGTCTCACCCGCTCACTCGACAGCAGCGATAACCGCGAGCACGCGGCAGGGCGCGCAGAAACTCACCAACACTTAATGCATTTGTTGCACTTATTTCATATATGGTGGTAGAGAACAGAAACCGGAGAGGAGACCACCATGAACATGCTGGCACACCGACATCTTCCGCCCACGCCGCAGGACGCAGCGATTGCGCGCGTCTCTGGCCAGGCATTGTCACGCTTCGCCCAGGCGCGCGCGCCGTTGAAACTTCGTGTGACGGACTCCGAGCAGATGGAGCCGATCGAGCTTCCTGCGGGCGCCGTATCGCTGCTCATGGAGATCCTCGAGGCGATGGCAGCGGGGCGGGGGGTCACCATCATCCCCGAGAACGCCGAACTCTCGACCGTACAGGCCGCTGAGGTTCTGAACGTCTCGCGTCCGTTCCTGATCAAGCTGCTCGAGGATGGTGCCATACCGCATCGGAAGGTCGGCAAGCATCGCCGCGTCCGCATGGAAGACGTGATGTCCTACAAGGCCGCGATCGATACCGAGCGTGAAGCTGCGCTCGATCAACTGGCCGCCGACGCTCAAGAGCAGGACATGGGCTACCGCTCGAAATGAGCCAGTACACGGTCCTGTTCGATGCGAACGTCCTTTATCCCGCGCCGATGCGCGATGCACTGATGCAGTTGGCGGTCACAGACCTTTTCAAGGCCAAGTGGACGGCCGATATCCATCGGGAGTGGATTGATGCGCTTCTGCGCAATGAACCTCATCGGGAGCGCGCCGCGCTGGAACGAACTCGCGACTTGATGGACAGGGCCACACGCGACTGTCTGGTCACCGGCTACGAGGCATTGGTGCCGGCCCTAACACTGCCGGACCCTGACGATCGGCACGTTCTGGCGGCGGCAATCGTTGGGCGCTGTGACGCGATCGTCACGCAGAACCTGAAGGACTTCCCACCAGCGGCACTTGCGCCCTTTGGCATCGAGACCCAACACCCTGACGACTTTTTCCGGAACCAACTGTCTCTCGCGCCCGGTCTGGTCTGTTCCGCGCTGCGGAAAGTTCGCGCGCGCCTCAAGAATCCGCTCAAAAGCGTCGACGAGTATCTCGCGATCCTGACACAGCAGGGGTTGGTCGCCACGGTTGCCGACCTGGAGCAATTCGCCGACCTGCTTTGATCCCAGAACTGCCCTGACTGAATACGTTCTGGCCAGAGTTGTGGCACCCGATCCATCATCACCGCGAGATTTCGCCCGCCAGGACTGCACGCCCGTGGACTGCAAGCGTAGCAGTGAACCTCGGGCAACCGAACTGCCGGATCACGGCGACAATGCGCGCATCGTACGCCGCTTGCCCTATGACGCGACACAGGTCTGACGCGTGAAACTGGCGGTTCGAGCTTGGCGCAGCCTTGATCTGTTCGTGCAGCTCGCGCTCTCGTGGCTCTTGAACCGGCTGTGGTGCGGGGAGAGCCGGTGGGCGCGTCGCTTCTCCAAGCGAGGTGCGCCACCGGCGCATGAAGCCGAGCAGGAAACCGGCCGGAACCTTGCTGTTCCCACGGGCCCGGTTGAAGGCAAGGAAGCGTTCCCAGATCACTTGCGTATCGACGTTCCAGCAGGGTAGGGCGCTCTTCGCGGCCTTGATCAGCTCGGCCCAGCATGTTCGGAACACGTTCGAGCAACCGTCAATGTTGATCTGTCCTGTGAATATAGTTTTGTTAGATTCTTCTCTAGATAGTGATGTGTCGTCTCCGTCTGACACGAGATCGTGGGTCTGTTCGCCGTCGTCAAAGGCCGCGAAGCGGAAGAGCCAGGGGGCGAACTTGCCGTTCGACTTCTCGCGCTCAAGCTTCAGTTCAGAAGTTTCAAGCTCACTCAGCAGAACGCTCAGGTACTGGCGCGAGACGCCCATCTTCGCTGCCAGAGAGGACAGGGTGAAGGCAGCCGTGCCGCGGGGCAGGCCGTTATACCCGTCCTTCCACGCAATTCCGTCGAGGATGAGCGTGGCCAGTTTGTGCGCCGAAACAGAGAGGTCTGTCTGCGTGATCCGCCTTAGGATCAGGCCAGTCGTTGGTTCCATGGTCGTATCTCCTGAGAGAGACGATGCCATGTCGAGAGCAAACAACATTCTTGCCAGCAAAAACACTTTGCTGGTTGCAGGGGTTCGGACACTGCGCTAGAAGAACCGTGTTCAGGGGTTTTTTTCTAGCGCGGCGTCAGGCTTCTCGGTCTGGCGTCGTTTCCCTTTTTTTGGGTGATGCACTGGGCGTTGTTGCAGAACTCAGTCGGTGAAGGATTCACATCGGGAATCCATGCGGTTAGACGATCTGCATGAGCAAGCCCAAGCCCGCCCGCTACCGCACGACGAACTGGTCCAGCTACAACGATGCGCTCAGGAAGCGCGGATCGCTGCTGATCTGGCTGGACAAGGAGATGACCTGGCACGCGCCGCATGAGGGACGCCCAGGGCGCCCGCCGGTCTTTTCGAATGCCGCGATCCAGTTTTGCCTGTCGCTCAAGGTTCTGTTCAAGCTACCGCTCAGGCAGACAGCCGGAATGGTCGCGAGCCTCCTGCGCCTGGCAGGGCTAGACTGGCCCGTTCCGGACTACTCGACGCTGTGCCGCAGACAGAAGACCCTCAAGGTGCAGATCCCCTATCGCCGTGCCGAAGGGCCGCTGAATCTTCTGGTGGACAGCACCGGCATCAAGTTTCTTGGCGACGGCGAATGGCAGGCCCGCAAGCATGGCGTTCAGGGCCGCCGCCAATGGCGCAAGGTGCATCTGGCGATGGATATCGCCACCTCGGATATCCGGGCCGTCGAGTTCACCCCTAGCCGGGAAGGCGACAGCCCAGTCCTGCCGGACCTGTTGGGCCAGATCCCCGAGGACGAGGACATCGGCACCGTGACCGCGGATGGTGCCTACGATACCCGCCGCTGCCACGGCGCCGTCATCGCACGCGGTGGCACGGCAATCATACCGACCCGAAGGAACGGTCGAGCTTGGAAAGAGGACTGCCCGGCTGCCAAGGCGCGCAACGAAACCCTGCGCGCCACGCGTCACTACGGTCGGGCATTCTGGAAGCGGTGGACCGGATACCACGCCCGTAGCCGAGTGGAGGCCAAGATGCGATGCCTGAAGGCCTTCGGTGAGCGCATCGCCGCGCGGGATCCAGATCGCCAAACCGCCGAAATCCACATCCGGGTCGCCCTTGTCAATCGCTTCAACGCGCTCGGCACCGCCCACGTCGTCCGCGTGGCATGAAACTGAATGGGAAAGGGGCACTCACAACTCAGGCCGACTTTCTGCAACAACGCCCATCGCGCCCCATGTTCAAGGTGGAGCGCTGGTGAATTGAGGGCAGAAACTGAAGACGACGGCCGCATCGCCCTCATTCAATCGGACATCTGGATCGGCTTTCCCCGAGCGG from Leisingera daeponensis DSM 23529 encodes:
- a CDS encoding helix-turn-helix domain-containing protein; protein product: MRPGTPALYDESDALGIYAEEVEQASEDDLWFLPGPMDDEPDYLPPGPRAEPRETEVLDEWRKAEGGQAARLARVAGRVGALDDRLKRGPEGWRHRLALMEAADLSWHTGDRISQDRLALWISLRLSGVQDDTAALARVGWAIRRLTGGPGPEQDLSAFLDRRDPENISDETEPFVDRASGWLDLMGQATDLHPITRACAGFHLWRLAGLGQHDDRMEAAVAAARIAASDGRGAVFTPLAMGGAGGLRAGGSPFERLERWLYGMEAACLTAVRHLDDIEAWSARAEAEMTLLSGRTPPALRAVLTEWPLVSAPMAQALTSASRAAVQRNLAWMQERGLIREVTGQGRFRMWKATN
- a CDS encoding excisionase family DNA-binding protein; translated protein: MNMLAHRHLPPTPQDAAIARVSGQALSRFAQARAPLKLRVTDSEQMEPIELPAGAVSLLMEILEAMAAGRGVTIIPENAELSTVQAAEVLNVSRPFLIKLLEDGAIPHRKVGKHRRVRMEDVMSYKAAIDTEREAALDQLAADAQEQDMGYRSK
- a CDS encoding PIN domain-containing protein — protein: MSQYTVLFDANVLYPAPMRDALMQLAVTDLFKAKWTADIHREWIDALLRNEPHRERAALERTRDLMDRATRDCLVTGYEALVPALTLPDPDDRHVLAAAIVGRCDAIVTQNLKDFPPAALAPFGIETQHPDDFFRNQLSLAPGLVCSALRKVRARLKNPLKSVDEYLAILTQQGLVATVADLEQFADLL
- a CDS encoding IS5-like element ISRhba5 family transposase — its product is MSKPKPARYRTTNWSSYNDALRKRGSLLIWLDKEMTWHAPHEGRPGRPPVFSNAAIQFCLSLKVLFKLPLRQTAGMVASLLRLAGLDWPVPDYSTLCRRQKTLKVQIPYRRAEGPLNLLVDSTGIKFLGDGEWQARKHGVQGRRQWRKVHLAMDIATSDIRAVEFTPSREGDSPVLPDLLGQIPEDEDIGTVTADGAYDTRRCHGAVIARGGTAIIPTRRNGRAWKEDCPAAKARNETLRATRHYGRAFWKRWTGYHARSRVEAKMRCLKAFGERIAARDPDRQTAEIHIRVALVNRFNALGTAHVVRVA